In Cynocephalus volans isolate mCynVol1 chromosome 13, mCynVol1.pri, whole genome shotgun sequence, a genomic segment contains:
- the CDKN2AIP gene encoding CDKN2A-interacting protein isoform X1, protein MAQEVSEYLSQNPRVAAWVEALRCEGETDKHWRHRREFLLRNAGDLAPTAGSSANAEEAADAESRIRSRQLQQLVSFSMAWANHVFLGCRYPQKVMDKILSMAEGIKVTDAPIHTTRDELVAKVKKRGISSSNEGVEEQSKKRVVEGKNSSAVEQDHAKISAKTERASAHQESSSASMGSSAKSESSGSSARSSGIASQNSSTSDGVQPVSSQSSSSISSQVTGAGSGKASDLEASDKHGSAAFVPSLLKSSVNSHVTQSTDYMQQSGSPKKSTLEGSSISASQSSSEIEVPLLGSSGSSEVELPLLSSKPSSETASSGLTSKTSSEASVSSSVSKNSSSSGTSLLTSKSSSSTSTSLLTSKSTSQVAASLLASKSSSQTSGSLISKSTSLASVSQLASKSSSQTSTSQLPSKSTSQSSESSVKFSCCKLTNEDVKQKQPFFNRLYKTVAWKLVAVGGFSPNVNHGELLNAAIEALKATLDVFFVPLKELADLPQNKSSQESIVCELRCKSVYLGTGCGKSKENAKAVASREALKLFLKKKVVVKICKRKYRGSEIEDLVLLDEESRPVNLPPALKHPQELL, encoded by the exons ATGGCGCAGGAGGTGTCGGAGTACCTGAGCCAGAACCCGCGGGTGGCCGCCTGGGTGGAGGCGCTGCGCTGCGAGGGCGAGACCGACAAACACTGGCGCCACCGCCGGGAGTTTTTGCTCCGCAACGCCGGGGATCTGGCCCCCACTGCCGGCTCTTCCGCTAACGCGGAGGAAGCTGCTGACGCCGAGAGCAGGATCCGCAGCCGGCAGCTGCAGCAGCTCGTCTCCTTTTCCATGGCTTGGGCCAACCACGTCTTCCTCGGGTGCCG gtACCCTCAAAAAGTTATGGATAAAATACTTAGTATGGCTGAAGGCATCAAAGTGACAGATGCTCCAATCCATACAACAAGAGACGAACTGGTTGCCAAGGTGAAGAAAAGAGGGATATCGAGTAGCAATG aaGGGGTAGAAGAGCAATCCAAAAAACGAGTCGTAGAAGGAAAAAACAGCTCTGCAGTTGAGCAAGATCATGCAAAAATTTCTGCCAAAACAGAACGTGCATCAGCTCACCAGGAAAGTAGTTCAGCGAGTATGGGGTCATCTGCCAAGTCAGAGAGTAGTGGGAGCTCAGCTCGGAGTTCTGGCATCGCCAGTCAGAACAGCTCTACAAGTGATGGAGTTCAACCTGTTTCCAGCCAAAGTAGCAGCAGCATTTCCTCTCAGGTAACAGGAGCAGGATCTGGAAAGGCTTCTGATTTAGAAGCTTCAGATAAACATGGTTCAGCAGCCTTTGTTCCTTCCTTGTTGAAATCTAGTGTTAATAGTCATGTGACCCAATCCACTGATTACATGCAACAAAGTGGATCACCTAAAAAGAGTACTTTGGAAGGCTCTTCAATCTCAGCTTCTCAAAGCAGCTCAGAGATTGAGGTGCCCTTATTGGGTTCCTCAGGAAGCTCAGAAGTAGAGTTGCCATTATTGTCTTCCAAACCTAGTTCAGAGACAGCTTCCAGTGGGTTAACATCCAAAACCAGTTCAGAGGCAAGTGTTTCATCATCAGTTTCTAAAAACAGTTCCTCATCAGGCACATCATTACTAACTTCCAAGAGCAGCTCCTCAACAAGTACATCACTGCTAACTTCCAAAAGCACTTCCCAGGTAGCTGCGTCACTGTTAGCTTCCAAGAGCAGCTCCCAGACCAGTGGATCTCTGATTTCCAAAAGCACTTCCTTAGCAAGTGTGTCTCAGCTAGCTTCTAAGAGTAGTTCTCAGACTAGCACCTCACAGTTGCCTTCTAAAAGTACTTCACAGTCAAGTGAGAGCTCTGTCAAATTCTCTTGTTGCAAGTTAACCAATGAAGATGTGAAACAGAAGCAACCTTTCTTCAATAGACTTTATAAAACGGTGGCATGGAAGTTGGTAGCTGTTGGTGGCTTTAGTCCCAATGTGAATCATGGAGAGCTCCTAAATGCAGCTATTGAGGCTCTGAAAGCAACATTGGATGTGTTTTTTGTCCCACTAAAAGAACTGGCAGATCTGCCTCAAAATAAGAGCTCTCAAGAAAGTATTGTTTGTGAATTGAGGTGCAAGTCTGTGTATTTGGGCACTGGCtgtggaaaaagcaaagaaaatgcaaaagcaGTTGCATCAAGAGAAGCATTGAAATTGTTTCTTAAGAAAAAGGTGGtggtaaaaatatgtaaaaggaAGTACAGAGGCAGTGAAATAGAAGATCTAGTACTCCTTGATGAAGAATCAAGGCCTGTAAATTTACCTCCAGCATTAAAACATCCTCAAGAATTACTATAG
- the CDKN2AIP gene encoding CDKN2A-interacting protein isoform X2, whose amino-acid sequence MAQEVSEYLSQNPRVAAWVEALRCEGETDKHWRHRREFLLRNAGDLAPTAGSSANAEEAADAESRIRSRQLQQLVSFSMAWANHVFLGCRYPQKVMDKILSMAEGIKVTDAPIHTTRDELVAKKG is encoded by the exons ATGGCGCAGGAGGTGTCGGAGTACCTGAGCCAGAACCCGCGGGTGGCCGCCTGGGTGGAGGCGCTGCGCTGCGAGGGCGAGACCGACAAACACTGGCGCCACCGCCGGGAGTTTTTGCTCCGCAACGCCGGGGATCTGGCCCCCACTGCCGGCTCTTCCGCTAACGCGGAGGAAGCTGCTGACGCCGAGAGCAGGATCCGCAGCCGGCAGCTGCAGCAGCTCGTCTCCTTTTCCATGGCTTGGGCCAACCACGTCTTCCTCGGGTGCCG gtACCCTCAAAAAGTTATGGATAAAATACTTAGTATGGCTGAAGGCATCAAAGTGACAGATGCTCCAATCCATACAACAAGAGACGAACTGGTTGCCAAG aaGGGGTAG